In Nematostella vectensis chromosome 11, jaNemVect1.1, whole genome shotgun sequence, a genomic segment contains:
- the LOC125573834 gene encoding uncharacterized protein LOC125573834: MICNLRSLAPKVEELECVMEHNGVDIACITETWLSDEISDSQVSLKDFTLFRKDRPSHAGGIATYIRSVIPCVRLSEAELSGAVSETMWIHVKPFRLPRSVSTILIGVIYHPPHASAEDNNMLYSHVQETVDRFLRSHPEALVCVTGDFNPTSTKISPVPFKRSAGLTQTVNVLTRDTGTLDWCLTNNPKCLQVPKQLPKIGRSDHYGVLIQQAPPSQKGVKCTITKRDTRDSALRGFGSWITSFSWDEVYCLDNCKEKFELFYQILSDAINQFLPLKTFRVHSTDKPWISTKTKSFVARRQHALVRYGKDSPAFKMWRNKVQKAISSAKKSFYNSKVKNLKESSVGKWWKEIKNLSGVSDDSGQWYLQLVDGLIIDSVDSLCDKINDFFTCSQRHGKQN, from the exons ATGATTTGTAATCTTCGCTCCTTAGCCCCAAAAGTGGAAGAACTCGAGTGCGTAATGGAGCATAACGGCGTTGATATTGCCTGCATTACGGAAACGTGGCTGTCTGATGAGATCTCTGATTCCCAAGTGTCCCTGAAGGATTTTACACTCTTTCGGAAAGATCGCCCATCTCACGCTGGTGGAATAGCAACCTATATTAGATCCGTTATTCCCTGTGTACGGTTGTCGGAGGCTGAACTCTCAGGTGCTGTTTCGGAGACAATGTGGATCCACGTCAAACCATTCCGGCTTCCTAGATCGGTGTCCACCATTCTCATAGGAGTCATATATCACCCTCCTCATGCATCTGCGGAGGATAATAACATGTTGTATTCACATGTTCAGGAGACTGTTGACCGTTTTTTGCGGTCTCACCCTGAAGCTTTGGTTTGTGTGACTGGTGACTTTAATCCTACATCGACCAAAATTTCACCTGTGCCGTTCAAGAGATCCGCCGGCCTCACCCAAACTGTGAATGTCTTAACCCGCGATACTGGGACACTGGATTGGTGCCTGACTAACAATCCTAAATGCCTCCAAGTTCCCAAACAGCTCCCAAAAATTGGCCGCAGCGATCATTACGGCGTTCTTATTCAACAAGCCCCGCCAAGTCAAAAGGGTGTCAAATGCACGATAACCAAACGAGACACGAGGGACAGCGCCCTGCGGGGGTTTGGAAGTTGGATTACGTCATTTTCTTGGGATGAGGTATATTGTCTCGACAATTGCAAGGAAAAGTTCGAACTTTTCTATCAGATCCTGTCAGATGCGATAAACCAATTCCTGCCACTCAAGACGTTCCGCGTCCATTCCACGGACAAGCCTTGGATTTcgacaaaaacaaaatcctTTGTCGCCCGAAGACAGCATGCCCTTGTGCGGTATGGAAAGGACTCTCCAGCATTCAAAATGTGGAGGAATAAAGTTCAAAAGGCTATTTCATCTGCCAAAAAGTCCTTCTATAATAGCAAGGTCAAAAATCTTAAGGAGTCCAGTGTAGGGAAGTGGTGGAAGGAGATAAAGAATCTTTCTGGAGTTTCTGATGATTCTGGGCAGTGGTACCTCCAACTGGTTGATGGTCTGATTATTGACTCCGTTGACTCCCTGTGTGACAAGATCAATGACTTTTTT ACCTGCTCGCAACGCCATGGGAAGCAGAATTAG